A genome region from Desulfomonile tiedjei includes the following:
- a CDS encoding cob(I)yrinic acid a,c-diamide adenosyltransferase: MLEPKEKVGLVVVITGYGKGKTTSALGMTLRAVGHGMRVCLLQFMKGDMYAGEYEALKKLSPYVEHHLTGKGFCGIQGNPYPHREHRANAQEAIQTAKEKMLSGEFDILICDEINNALHLKLVDLPQVLDLIDSKPPRMHLVLTGRDAHPEVIERAHTVSEVSEIKHAYREGIEPQKGIDY, from the coding sequence ATGTTGGAGCCGAAGGAGAAGGTCGGCCTCGTGGTGGTAATCACCGGTTACGGCAAAGGCAAGACGACTTCGGCTCTGGGAATGACGTTGCGTGCGGTCGGTCATGGGATGCGGGTTTGCCTGCTCCAATTCATGAAAGGAGACATGTACGCGGGCGAATATGAAGCTCTGAAAAAACTGTCTCCCTATGTGGAACATCACCTGACGGGAAAAGGGTTCTGCGGTATTCAAGGAAATCCGTACCCGCATCGAGAGCATAGAGCCAACGCGCAGGAGGCCATCCAAACGGCCAAAGAGAAAATGCTCTCGGGCGAGTTCGATATCCTAATCTGCGACGAAATTAATAATGCGCTGCACCTGAAGCTTGTGGATCTGCCCCAGGTGCTGGATTTGATCGACTCCAAGCCTCCAAGAATGCACCTCGTGTTGACCGGTCGAGACGCACATCCCGAGGTGATCGAGAGGGCTCACACCGTCTCGGAGGTGAGCGAAATCAAGCACGCGTACCGCGAGGGCATCGAGCCCCAAAAGGGAATCGATTATTGA
- a CDS encoding HypC/HybG/HupF family hydrogenase formation chaperone, with translation MCLAVPMKLIEITGKGTGKVDSGGVKTDVSLMMIPHARVGDYIIIHAGFGIEVLNPEEAEIRLDIFRELAAATARLEET, from the coding sequence ATGTGTTTGGCAGTTCCAATGAAACTCATCGAAATCACGGGAAAAGGAACGGGCAAAGTGGACTCCGGCGGCGTTAAGACGGATGTCAGCTTGATGATGATACCGCATGCCCGCGTGGGTGATTACATCATCATTCACGCGGGATTCGGGATAGAGGTGCTCAATCCCGAAGAGGCCGAAATCAGGCTCGACATCTTCAGGGAACTCGCTGCTGCGACGGCCAGACTGGAGGAAACGTGA
- a CDS encoding trypsin-like peptidase domain-containing protein, translating into MTGSRKWSIAVTLAVIFGVGLVFGMWLKRYSSGKPQVIQAPPPRYEALETGEAVVMRVYREISPSVVNIVSTTLSLNFFQQVIPQTGQGTGFVLDSKGNILTNSHVVGNAEVLEVTFMGGKKVQGRLVGKDPISDLAVIKVDPFAGMEVAPLGDSDKLEVGQRVIAIGNPFGLQNTVTAGFVSALNRDITIGQRTLPRLIQTDAAINPGNSGGPLIDSRGGVIGVNAALYSQTGSFSGIGLAVPINRAKKVSSQIIKWGRAIYPWLGIKSSMDLEPNLAKQMGLKPVRGILVFEVVPGSPAAKAGIKGGDRLDYLRAGYMVRPIVLGGDVILSVDGTPTPTLDEFNSVLIQKNVGEILRLGLLRGQQEFSVDVTTIADPGSQT; encoded by the coding sequence ATGACCGGTTCACGCAAATGGTCGATTGCGGTAACGCTCGCCGTGATATTCGGCGTGGGGCTCGTGTTTGGAATGTGGCTAAAACGTTATAGCTCCGGCAAGCCCCAAGTGATCCAGGCCCCTCCACCGCGTTATGAAGCGCTGGAGACCGGTGAAGCCGTTGTCATGCGAGTTTACAGGGAAATCAGTCCTTCAGTGGTTAACATAGTGTCAACCACGCTATCTCTGAATTTTTTTCAGCAGGTGATACCTCAGACCGGGCAAGGTACCGGCTTTGTCTTAGATTCCAAAGGCAATATTCTTACCAACAGCCACGTCGTGGGCAATGCCGAAGTGCTGGAAGTGACCTTCATGGGAGGCAAGAAGGTCCAGGGCCGGCTGGTCGGCAAAGATCCCATCAGCGATCTGGCTGTGATCAAGGTGGACCCCTTTGCCGGAATGGAGGTGGCGCCGCTGGGTGATTCCGACAAACTGGAAGTGGGCCAACGCGTGATAGCGATCGGCAATCCCTTCGGACTCCAGAACACGGTGACCGCGGGCTTTGTAAGTGCCTTGAATCGCGACATCACGATAGGTCAGCGCACCTTGCCCAGACTTATACAGACCGACGCGGCGATCAATCCCGGAAACAGCGGCGGGCCGTTGATAGACTCCAGAGGAGGGGTTATCGGGGTCAACGCAGCATTATACAGTCAGACAGGGAGTTTTTCGGGGATTGGTCTGGCAGTGCCCATCAATCGCGCAAAGAAGGTTTCATCCCAAATTATTAAGTGGGGCCGCGCTATTTACCCTTGGCTGGGGATCAAGTCGTCAATGGACCTGGAGCCAAACCTCGCGAAACAAATGGGCCTGAAACCGGTTCGCGGAATCTTGGTGTTCGAGGTAGTGCCGGGAAGTCCAGCGGCCAAAGCGGGCATCAAGGGAGGCGATCGTTTGGACTATCTTCGTGCGGGCTATATGGTCCGACCCATTGTTCTTGGCGGCGATGTCATACTCTCGGTTGACGGGACGCCCACTCCCACACTTGACGAATTCAACAGCGTCCTTATACAGAAAAACGTAGGGGAAATCTTGCGCCTCGGCTTACTCCGCGGACAGCAGGAGTTCAGTGTGGATGTCACGACCATCGCGGACCCCGGATCCCAGACGTAG
- the hypF gene encoding carbamoyltransferase HypF → MVKLTESEAASGIPADEGKIRKHIVLTGILQGIGCRPTVFRLASRMGLAGWIINTTSKVIIEIEGSVDQCSGFMKELPVAIPLPGRIDSISEQTVRPVGEQGFRIKQSLHSERSITPIPPDVAVCSDCVKELFNPDDPRFLYPFITCTLCGPRFTVVRSFPYDRERTSMADFTMCDRCRWEYESPGDRRFHSQTNSCPECGPRLTLTDARGNSMDGNPMIGAIRLLMNGKTVGVKGIGGFHLACNALDEDAVKLLRERKGRAEKPFAVMMPDLDTARRYCSLDRQEEDLLKSPMAPIVLAKAKGENLASGVAPFMGTLGVMLPYSPVHHLLFRHPALAPGDRPNALVMTSGNRSEEPIVRDNTEALERLSGLVDAFLFHDREIVLRTDDSIFRVIAGRPTVFRRSRGLVPGGFNLSRCSPMPGGCRGSSGSLRDITHGLDPVVLGAGGDLKNAPAIIKGDHAVPGPHVGDLATPVAQEYFSQSIRVLTGYLDAAPEIVAVDPHPEYFSHNIGLEMGPQVEEVFHHHAHAVSLLFQYGSQGPALFAVFDGTGYGTDGTIWGGEFLLADQEGFSRLAHIGLFPLPGGEAAIREPMRILAGLLAMAGAGDLPEDVIPLFNETGGRYRLWIEAFRKNINAPLTSSAGRLFDAAAAAIGFRRQVTFEGEAAMWLEGIADINEPSRYSLRFVEGEPLIIDPATLILEVARDILQGVTAEKVSARFHNTVAGMVAETLSRLALQTGVDTVGLTGGCFQNRLLTERTATLLEKMGHKVLLHDAVPPNDGGIALGQAVAARSRRRRKEG, encoded by the coding sequence ATGGTGAAACTCACCGAGTCTGAAGCGGCCTCAGGAATCCCCGCGGACGAAGGAAAAATCCGTAAGCACATCGTTCTTACCGGCATTCTCCAAGGCATTGGATGTCGGCCGACCGTATTCCGTTTAGCTTCAAGGATGGGGCTGGCGGGATGGATAATTAACACCACGAGCAAAGTAATAATAGAAATTGAAGGGTCAGTCGATCAGTGCTCGGGTTTCATGAAGGAACTCCCCGTTGCAATTCCTCTACCGGGCAGGATCGACAGTATCTCCGAACAAACGGTTCGGCCGGTCGGCGAACAGGGGTTTCGGATAAAACAAAGTCTCCACAGCGAACGTTCAATTACACCCATCCCTCCGGATGTCGCTGTCTGCTCTGACTGTGTGAAAGAGCTGTTCAACCCTGACGACCCGCGCTTTCTGTATCCATTCATAACTTGCACTCTGTGCGGTCCCCGCTTCACTGTGGTGCGATCGTTTCCGTACGATCGCGAGCGCACCAGCATGGCGGACTTCACCATGTGTGACCGATGCCGGTGGGAATATGAGTCCCCAGGAGATCGCCGTTTCCATTCGCAAACCAATTCCTGCCCGGAATGCGGGCCTCGATTGACCCTTACGGACGCCCGGGGTAACTCGATGGACGGCAACCCGATGATCGGGGCGATTCGGTTGCTGATGAACGGCAAGACAGTAGGAGTCAAAGGTATTGGCGGCTTCCATCTGGCCTGCAATGCTCTGGATGAGGACGCGGTGAAACTCCTGCGTGAACGCAAAGGACGCGCAGAAAAGCCCTTTGCAGTGATGATGCCGGACCTTGACACTGCTCGGCGCTACTGTTCCCTTGACCGGCAAGAAGAAGACCTTCTGAAGTCACCTATGGCGCCAATTGTGTTGGCCAAAGCCAAGGGTGAAAATCTTGCATCCGGGGTCGCTCCCTTCATGGGGACCCTGGGGGTTATGTTGCCCTACTCTCCTGTTCATCATCTGTTATTTCGCCACCCTGCGTTGGCTCCGGGCGATCGGCCGAACGCCCTGGTGATGACTTCCGGCAACCGCTCGGAAGAGCCGATCGTACGAGATAATACAGAGGCCCTGGAGAGGTTATCGGGCCTTGTTGACGCGTTCTTGTTCCACGACCGGGAGATCGTCCTCCGCACGGACGATTCCATTTTTCGAGTTATTGCAGGTCGCCCCACTGTTTTTCGCAGATCCAGGGGCCTTGTGCCGGGGGGATTCAACCTCTCCAGGTGCTCCCCCATGCCTGGCGGATGCCGAGGATCATCGGGTAGTCTCCGCGACATCACCCACGGCCTTGATCCTGTGGTGCTCGGCGCGGGCGGTGATTTGAAAAACGCGCCGGCCATAATTAAAGGGGATCACGCCGTGCCGGGGCCTCATGTGGGGGATCTGGCCACGCCCGTTGCGCAAGAGTATTTCAGCCAGTCAATAAGGGTGCTTACAGGATATCTCGATGCAGCGCCCGAAATAGTCGCCGTGGACCCCCATCCGGAATATTTCAGCCATAACATAGGGCTGGAAATGGGTCCCCAGGTGGAAGAGGTCTTCCATCATCACGCGCATGCCGTCAGCCTCCTCTTTCAGTACGGCTCGCAAGGACCCGCCCTGTTTGCTGTGTTCGACGGGACCGGTTACGGGACCGATGGAACGATCTGGGGTGGAGAATTCCTCCTGGCCGACCAGGAAGGTTTTAGCCGGTTGGCCCACATAGGACTCTTCCCGCTTCCGGGAGGAGAAGCGGCCATACGCGAACCAATGCGAATTCTCGCGGGCTTGCTGGCCATGGCAGGGGCCGGGGACCTTCCCGAGGACGTGATTCCGCTTTTCAACGAAACCGGTGGCCGTTACAGACTGTGGATCGAGGCATTCAGGAAAAACATAAACGCGCCCTTAACCTCATCCGCGGGCAGACTGTTCGACGCGGCTGCGGCCGCGATAGGATTTCGCCGCCAGGTCACCTTTGAAGGCGAAGCTGCAATGTGGCTGGAAGGGATAGCCGACATCAACGAACCAAGTCGGTACAGCTTAAGATTTGTGGAAGGGGAACCATTGATAATCGATCCCGCTACCTTGATTCTGGAAGTAGCGCGGGATATTCTTCAGGGAGTCACGGCCGAAAAAGTCTCGGCTCGTTTTCATAATACCGTGGCAGGGATGGTCGCTGAGACGCTTTCAAGGCTGGCCTTGCAGACAGGGGTAGATACCGTGGGCCTGACCGGAGGCTGTTTCCAGAATAGGCTCCTGACTGAGCGTACCGCGACTTTGCTCGAAAAAATGGGACATAAGGTTCTTCTCCATGACGCAGTGCCGCCCAATGACGGGGGAATCGCCCTCGGTCAGGCGGTTGCAGCGAGGTCTCGCCGGCGACGCAAGGAAGGCTAG
- the hypE gene encoding hydrogenase expression/formation protein HypE codes for MARKPDTRILLGHGGGGRMTGRLIREMILPKLDRGQLGALPDSVVLSGLGAAIAYTTDSFVVSPIFFPGGDIGSLAVHGTCNDLACSAARPLFLSLGLILEEGFPMDQLETILRSISRAADEAGVEIVTGDTKVVPKGSADGIFINTSGIGQINGSVRPSPEKIAETDLILVSGPVGNHGMAVMLSRAEFSFDFDLKSDSASVWPVVERLMELGDGLRFLRDPTRGGLAATLNEIAHMTGKEIRVDEAAIPLDESVSSASEILGIDPLQAANEGKIIAVIASDKGQEALDLLKECPIARGASIIGEITSTNLSRVVMTTRIGGSRVVSEPSGELLPRIC; via the coding sequence ATGGCCAGAAAACCCGACACGAGAATACTCCTGGGGCACGGCGGAGGCGGCCGCATGACCGGAAGGCTCATCCGCGAGATGATCCTGCCGAAACTGGATCGCGGGCAACTCGGAGCATTGCCTGACTCGGTGGTCCTTTCCGGACTGGGAGCGGCTATAGCCTATACCACGGACTCCTTCGTGGTCTCGCCCATTTTCTTCCCCGGAGGTGACATCGGCTCCCTGGCGGTTCACGGCACCTGCAACGATCTGGCCTGTTCCGCGGCACGGCCTCTATTCTTGTCTTTGGGGCTAATACTTGAAGAAGGCTTTCCCATGGACCAGTTGGAGACCATCCTTCGCTCCATATCCCGAGCCGCGGACGAGGCAGGCGTGGAGATCGTGACCGGCGACACCAAGGTGGTTCCAAAAGGAAGCGCGGACGGAATATTTATCAACACTTCCGGAATTGGACAGATTAACGGTTCCGTAAGGCCATCCCCCGAGAAAATTGCAGAGACTGACCTGATTCTGGTTAGCGGGCCCGTGGGAAATCACGGCATGGCCGTTATGCTGAGTCGCGCGGAGTTTTCCTTCGACTTTGACCTCAAATCGGATTCCGCATCTGTCTGGCCGGTGGTGGAGCGCCTTATGGAACTCGGTGACGGCCTCCGATTCCTTCGAGATCCCACCCGCGGAGGCCTTGCAGCGACTCTCAACGAAATAGCTCACATGACCGGTAAAGAGATCAGAGTGGACGAAGCGGCTATACCGCTCGACGAATCCGTGTCGTCTGCCTCGGAAATTCTTGGAATAGATCCGCTCCAGGCAGCCAACGAAGGAAAAATCATCGCGGTGATAGCCAGCGACAAAGGTCAAGAAGCTTTGGATCTGTTGAAAGAATGCCCCATAGCCCGCGGAGCTTCCATAATCGGTGAAATCACTTCCACGAATCTGTCCCGTGTAGTCATGACGACTCGAATCGGCGGCTCCAGGGTGGTTTCGGAGCCATCGGGGGAGCTTCTACCGCGGATTTGTTAG
- a CDS encoding PBP1A family penicillin-binding protein has product MVGIPILLLGAITWGALGAGLAVYLTYSVDLPRIPDLRSYRPKTVSNFFAEDGTVIGVFYKEKRFPIPLSSMPRHVVNAFLAAEDARFFSHTGVDLPGVFRALVRNIELGNFSQGGSTITQQVTRNFLLTKEKKISRKIREAILAHRIEKTLTKDEILGLYLNEIYLGGGAYGIEAAAGTHFGKTAAELTIAEAAMLAGSVSNPSRFDPKRNLEGALKRREFVLGRMLHNGFIADQEYQEAMAETPRFRESLPNPFERVPYFTEAVRQYIAAKYGEHRLYNEGLQVWTTCDLPLQQRASEALLRGALAWEKRQGRPAGLVRRLKNTEVKEFLKSPDKDSYNLGDVVQAVVIANNEPKKGKKKTEANIQDCILALAGDARLRMQLESPVRYRPNDMVELLVTKVEGDTISLEHRTLPPAGGALVCIENNTGYVRALVGGLDFERSNFNRATQAMRQPGSAFKPFVYAAGLEWAQYSPQTLIIDEPIAVEIDPREPEWIPMNSDGAFVGPIPFRDALAHSRNVVAVKLLMDVGMDATIQMARTMGIRSPLGRNLSLALGASEVTPLELTSAYTVFPNMGVRVQSVLVKKVVDRFGKVLEDNTMQPLDIAAVANAPEARPAASYSERPGAVSESHEPISRGKTGLVEEMRSLGDEDRKSGAMTGIDSLLSGSQTPKLSLSRSAPHKVLSPQSAYLMLSILRQVCVSGTAASVSRLRRADLAGKTGTTDECTDAWFIGFNPKYCTGVWIGHDAKVSLGRREYGGTAALPVWMDFMKGALADEPQGAYPPPPGIVFSRGLSPSSRGRVNALLEAEPDLLARPDLKEVSPVDTRAVTASASSHAGFVQPMHLGFGTAVYPGMIRVLSPTGQTIGHAFYPPDQKGKLVVYKENYTTGEHEDDSEEQDNPPEWFVSRAARFLRDLRKFVPSISQEGWFR; this is encoded by the coding sequence ATGGTGGGTATACCGATCTTGCTCCTGGGCGCCATAACATGGGGGGCCTTGGGCGCAGGGTTGGCCGTTTACCTTACATATTCCGTGGATCTTCCCCGGATTCCCGATCTCCGTTCGTATCGCCCCAAGACCGTCTCGAACTTTTTTGCTGAAGACGGAACCGTGATTGGCGTTTTCTACAAAGAGAAACGTTTCCCCATCCCTCTATCATCCATGCCGAGGCATGTCGTAAATGCCTTTCTGGCTGCGGAGGATGCGCGGTTTTTCTCCCATACTGGTGTGGACTTGCCCGGGGTTTTCAGGGCACTGGTGCGAAACATCGAATTGGGAAACTTCTCCCAAGGCGGCAGCACCATAACCCAACAAGTGACCCGCAACTTCTTGCTCACAAAAGAGAAAAAGATCTCCCGCAAAATAAGAGAAGCCATCCTGGCGCACAGGATCGAGAAGACCTTAACAAAGGACGAGATCCTGGGGCTTTACCTCAACGAAATCTATCTTGGCGGGGGGGCCTACGGAATTGAAGCCGCCGCGGGAACTCATTTCGGGAAGACCGCAGCGGAACTGACTATTGCCGAGGCCGCAATGCTGGCTGGGTCCGTTTCCAACCCTTCCAGGTTCGACCCCAAGCGAAATCTGGAGGGCGCGCTCAAGCGCCGCGAATTTGTTCTGGGAAGAATGTTGCACAACGGCTTCATTGCCGACCAGGAATACCAGGAAGCAATGGCGGAGACACCGCGATTCAGAGAAAGCCTGCCTAATCCTTTTGAGCGGGTCCCTTACTTCACCGAAGCGGTCAGGCAATACATCGCGGCCAAATATGGGGAGCATCGCCTGTACAACGAGGGACTGCAAGTTTGGACAACGTGCGACCTGCCGCTACAGCAGCGGGCTTCCGAAGCTCTCCTCAGAGGCGCGCTTGCATGGGAAAAACGACAGGGACGACCCGCGGGCCTCGTCCGAAGACTGAAAAATACCGAAGTGAAAGAGTTCCTGAAAAGCCCGGACAAGGACTCCTACAACCTCGGTGACGTGGTTCAGGCGGTCGTAATTGCCAACAATGAACCCAAGAAGGGAAAGAAAAAGACCGAAGCAAACATTCAAGACTGCATTTTGGCACTGGCCGGCGATGCACGGCTGCGAATGCAGCTTGAAAGCCCTGTGCGCTACCGACCCAACGACATGGTGGAACTCCTGGTGACCAAGGTGGAGGGTGACACCATAAGCCTGGAGCATCGGACCTTGCCGCCTGCCGGCGGCGCGCTGGTGTGCATTGAAAACAACACCGGTTACGTGCGCGCCCTTGTCGGGGGGCTCGATTTTGAGCGATCAAATTTCAACAGAGCTACGCAAGCAATGCGCCAGCCCGGCAGCGCCTTTAAACCGTTTGTTTACGCGGCCGGCCTGGAATGGGCTCAATACAGCCCGCAAACGTTAATAATCGACGAGCCGATCGCAGTGGAGATCGATCCCAGAGAGCCTGAATGGATTCCAATGAACTCGGACGGCGCGTTTGTGGGACCCATTCCTTTTCGTGATGCCCTGGCGCATTCTCGCAACGTCGTGGCGGTAAAGCTGCTGATGGACGTCGGCATGGACGCGACAATACAGATGGCACGTACCATGGGGATAAGATCGCCGCTAGGTCGAAATCTTTCACTAGCTCTTGGAGCGTCTGAGGTCACCCCTCTTGAGCTTACGTCCGCTTACACGGTTTTTCCCAACATGGGGGTCCGTGTCCAGTCTGTGTTAGTAAAGAAAGTGGTGGACCGTTTCGGCAAGGTCCTCGAAGACAACACCATGCAGCCGCTGGACATCGCTGCTGTGGCCAACGCTCCGGAAGCCCGGCCGGCAGCGAGTTATAGTGAACGTCCTGGCGCCGTCTCAGAAAGCCACGAGCCAATTTCCCGCGGAAAGACCGGGCTTGTGGAAGAAATGCGGTCCCTTGGCGATGAGGATCGAAAGTCCGGTGCCATGACAGGCATTGACAGCCTGCTTAGCGGCTCCCAGACGCCGAAATTGTCATTGAGCCGTTCCGCGCCCCATAAGGTTCTGAGCCCGCAAAGCGCTTACTTGATGCTCAGCATCCTCAGACAGGTATGCGTGTCCGGAACCGCCGCTTCGGTTTCAAGGCTCCGTCGGGCCGATCTAGCGGGGAAGACAGGCACTACGGACGAATGCACCGATGCCTGGTTCATAGGATTCAACCCCAAGTATTGTACGGGAGTTTGGATAGGGCATGACGCGAAGGTCTCATTGGGGCGTCGCGAATACGGAGGCACTGCTGCTCTGCCGGTATGGATGGACTTTATGAAAGGGGCCCTCGCGGACGAGCCTCAAGGGGCCTACCCGCCCCCGCCGGGGATAGTATTCTCACGAGGCCTCTCCCCATCAAGTCGTGGCCGCGTTAACGCACTTCTGGAGGCCGAGCCTGACCTGTTGGCGCGACCGGACCTCAAGGAAGTTTCCCCTGTGGACACCAGGGCGGTGACTGCATCTGCAAGCTCGCATGCAGGTTTCGTCCAACCCATGCACCTCGGCTTCGGCACGGCGGTCTATCCGGGTATGATCCGGGTCCTTTCTCCAACAGGTCAAACGATTGGGCATGCGTTTTATCCGCCGGATCAAAAAGGCAAGTTGGTTGTTTACAAAGAGAACTATACGACTGGGGAGCACGAGGACGATTCGGAGGAACAGGACAACCCGCCGGAATGGTTCGTGTCCCGCGCAGCGCGCTTCCTACGTGACTTGCGCAAGTTTGTACCGTCGATTTCGCAAGAAGGTTGGTTTCGATGA
- a CDS encoding Glu/Leu/Phe/Val dehydrogenase has protein sequence MTDQPEESRKGGHTCSVSISESLLRRPPTGEENAYANALAQFERAISHLKIKKGVADTLRYPRRELSVSFPVVMDDHEIKMFRGYRVHHSFARGPTKGGIRYAPTVTLDEVRALAMWMTWKCALMNLPYGGAKGGVVCDPKALSLRELERLTRRYATEISILMGPESDIPAPDVGTNAQVMAWIMDTYSMHKGFSVPAVVTGKPVEIGGSLGRTEATGRGVAVTMLEALRLKGMGTGNVTVAVQGFGNVGSVAARLSHDLGLKVVAVSSSRGAIYKGDGLDPVAVTRHAEEAGGINDFPGADNITNEDLLTLDCDVLIAAAVENQITSRNADKIKAKIVAEGANGPTTPEADEILGDRGVFVIPDILCNAGGVTVSYLEWVQDLQSFFWPVEEINLKLEKLMKKAFESVLDCARFYNVPHREAAQILAIERIANAIMIRGIYP, from the coding sequence ATGACGGATCAACCCGAGGAATCAAGAAAAGGCGGTCACACCTGCTCGGTCTCCATCTCGGAGAGCCTGCTGCGGAGGCCTCCCACGGGTGAGGAGAACGCCTATGCAAATGCTCTGGCACAATTTGAAAGAGCCATTTCTCACTTGAAGATAAAAAAAGGCGTCGCGGACACCCTTAGATATCCCAGGCGCGAATTGTCCGTATCGTTCCCGGTCGTGATGGACGACCATGAAATCAAGATGTTTCGGGGCTACCGGGTACACCACTCATTCGCGAGGGGTCCGACGAAAGGCGGCATCCGGTATGCGCCGACAGTCACTCTCGATGAAGTGCGCGCCCTCGCCATGTGGATGACCTGGAAGTGCGCCCTGATGAACCTCCCTTACGGTGGGGCGAAAGGCGGCGTGGTATGCGATCCCAAGGCGCTTTCTCTCCGGGAACTGGAGCGCCTGACTCGGCGCTACGCAACCGAAATTAGTATCTTGATGGGCCCCGAAAGCGACATTCCGGCTCCGGACGTGGGTACCAATGCCCAAGTGATGGCGTGGATCATGGATACGTACTCCATGCACAAAGGGTTTTCGGTCCCTGCGGTTGTGACAGGTAAGCCGGTCGAAATAGGCGGATCGCTGGGCAGGACCGAGGCCACAGGCAGAGGCGTGGCTGTAACGATGCTGGAAGCGTTGAGACTCAAGGGCATGGGCACAGGCAATGTTACCGTGGCGGTGCAAGGGTTCGGCAACGTGGGCTCGGTGGCGGCCCGCCTGTCTCATGATTTGGGGCTCAAAGTGGTGGCTGTTAGCAGCTCTCGAGGAGCGATTTACAAAGGAGACGGTCTCGACCCGGTCGCCGTAACCAGGCATGCTGAGGAAGCCGGTGGCATTAACGACTTTCCCGGCGCGGATAACATTACCAATGAAGATCTCCTGACCCTGGACTGTGACGTCCTGATTGCCGCGGCCGTGGAAAATCAGATCACTTCTCGCAACGCCGATAAGATCAAGGCGAAAATCGTTGCTGAAGGCGCCAACGGCCCTACCACCCCGGAAGCTGATGAAATCCTCGGCGACCGAGGGGTTTTTGTAATACCGGACATACTCTGCAACGCGGGCGGAGTTACGGTAAGCTACCTGGAATGGGTACAGGACCTGCAATCCTTCTTCTGGCCCGTCGAAGAAATAAACCTTAAGCTCGAAAAACTTATGAAGAAGGCATTCGAAAGCGTACTGGACTGCGCCCGCTTCTATAACGTCCCGCACCGTGAAGCCGCGCAAATCCTCGCGATCGAACGTATCGCCAATGCTATAATGATAAGAGGCATCTACCCGTAA
- the hypD gene encoding hydrogenase formation protein HypD: MNPADESRTAKALAQEIGEICSKTSGPLRFMEVCGTHTMAVHAAGLKSLFPDNLFLVSGPGCPVCVTEKRFIDEAMLIGQQHDACMATFGDLVRVPGSFGSLATFRSEGGTVRVVYSPMDAIDIAAAVSPRPVVFLGVGFETTIPTIAATLKTALARGTENLFVLPAFKTIHPPLRILAAKEDLHGFLLPGHVSAIIGSDSYEYLVRDFRKPGAVAGFEALDILLALRDLVRMAVDKSPAIINDYKRVVRSEGNPVARAVVDEVFEVSDASWRGLGLIPGSGLALKGPYARFDAAKSFPVEVPEAKDDPRCLCAAILTGAKTPDRCGLFGKECTPEDPVGPCMVSSEGTCAAYYKYGAA; encoded by the coding sequence GTGAATCCGGCCGATGAAAGCCGTACGGCAAAGGCCTTGGCCCAAGAAATCGGAGAGATCTGTAGCAAGACTTCGGGGCCTCTGCGCTTTATGGAAGTGTGCGGCACTCACACCATGGCTGTCCACGCCGCGGGCCTCAAGAGCCTATTCCCGGACAACTTGTTCCTCGTTTCCGGCCCTGGTTGTCCAGTCTGCGTTACTGAAAAGCGCTTCATCGACGAGGCCATGCTAATTGGGCAGCAACATGACGCGTGCATGGCAACCTTCGGAGACTTAGTAAGAGTTCCAGGGTCGTTCGGCTCGTTGGCCACGTTCCGATCTGAAGGTGGGACGGTGCGGGTCGTGTACTCGCCCATGGATGCAATTGACATAGCTGCTGCAGTCTCGCCTCGTCCTGTTGTGTTCCTTGGAGTGGGCTTCGAGACCACGATTCCGACAATCGCGGCAACGCTCAAGACCGCTCTGGCACGCGGAACCGAGAACCTCTTTGTGCTTCCGGCTTTCAAGACCATACACCCACCGCTGAGAATCCTGGCCGCTAAGGAAGATCTCCATGGCTTTTTGCTGCCCGGCCACGTTTCAGCGATCATAGGGTCGGACAGCTATGAATATTTGGTGCGTGATTTTCGCAAGCCCGGCGCGGTCGCGGGTTTCGAGGCGCTGGATATATTGCTGGCTCTGAGAGACCTGGTTCGAATGGCCGTGGACAAGTCGCCGGCAATAATTAATGATTACAAACGAGTGGTCAGGAGCGAAGGCAACCCCGTTGCTCGCGCCGTAGTGGATGAGGTCTTTGAGGTTAGCGATGCTTCATGGCGAGGGCTGGGCCTGATTCCAGGCAGCGGCCTTGCTTTGAAAGGTCCCTATGCGCGGTTCGACGCGGCGAAGAGTTTCCCCGTAGAAGTTCCCGAGGCGAAGGACGATCCTCGCTGCCTGTGTGCTGCAATCCTCACAGGAGCCAAGACACCGGACCGATGCGGCCTTTTCGGCAAGGAATGCACCCCCGAGGACCCTGTTGGCCCGTGCATGGTTTCGTCCGAAGGGACTTGCGCGGCATATTACAAATATGGAGCGGCCTGA